A genomic window from Nocardioides jiangxiensis includes:
- a CDS encoding alpha-E domain-containing protein, translating into MLSRIAESLFWIGRYVERAEDTARILDVQLQLMLEDATVDEDLTCRTLLSIMGVEAELGPRLTSREVLDLLAYDLDSPASIASVLAASRESARRARETLSEPLWEAINTTWRTIPSGRFTTLRPPAVFGWVRDRAALINGTADATMTRDEGWQFLVLGRSIERADMTARLVATAALAASGSSTAWTSTLRACGGYEAFLRTYGGLEADREAAEFLLLDRVFPRSVVYALSRAEQCLQNLDSGGSRAGFQNDAQRLIGRTRADLEYRSLSDVLADLPNEMERLQQTCAAATDAIARRYFAGSEATEWHGGRV; encoded by the coding sequence ATGCTGAGCCGGATCGCGGAGTCCCTGTTCTGGATCGGACGGTACGTCGAGCGCGCCGAGGACACCGCACGCATCCTCGACGTCCAGCTCCAGCTCATGCTGGAGGACGCCACCGTCGACGAGGACCTCACCTGCCGCACGCTGCTCTCGATCATGGGCGTGGAGGCCGAGCTCGGCCCCCGGCTGACCTCGCGGGAGGTCCTCGACCTCCTCGCCTACGACCTGGACTCCCCCGCCTCGATCGCCTCGGTGCTCGCAGCGTCGCGCGAGTCCGCACGCCGGGCCCGCGAGACGCTCTCGGAGCCGCTGTGGGAGGCGATCAACACCACGTGGCGGACGATCCCGTCGGGCCGGTTCACCACGTTGCGGCCGCCGGCTGTCTTCGGCTGGGTACGCGACCGGGCGGCGCTGATCAACGGCACGGCCGACGCGACGATGACCCGTGACGAGGGCTGGCAGTTCCTCGTCCTGGGCCGCTCCATCGAGCGGGCCGACATGACCGCGCGGCTGGTGGCGACGGCAGCCCTGGCCGCATCCGGGTCGTCGACCGCCTGGACCTCGACGCTCCGCGCCTGCGGTGGCTACGAGGCGTTCCTGCGGACCTACGGCGGCCTGGAGGCCGACCGCGAGGCGGCGGAGTTCCTGCTCCTGGACCGGGTCTTCCCGCGCTCGGTGGTCTACGCGCTCTCCCGCGCCGAGCAGTGCCTGCAGAACCTCGACTCCGGGGGATCACGCGCCGGCTTCCAGAACGACGCCCAGCGGCTCATCGGCCGCACCCGGGCCGACCTCGAGTACCGCTCGCTGAGCGACGTCCTCGCGGACCTGCCCAACGAGATGGAGCGGCTGCAGCAGACCTGCGCAGCCGCGACCGATGCGATCGCCCGGCGGTACTTCGCCGGGTCCGAGGCCACCGAGTGGCATGGAGGTCGGGTCTGA
- a CDS encoding transglutaminase family protein, giving the protein MQLRIVHTTGYQYAGGAKASYNEARLTPTTSAEQIVVHSRLDISPTPWTYGYRDYFGAEVAAFEITEPHDTLRVTSVATVHTNRPVASPPALAWAELTSDEVADLHCEYLATDDLVACPEDLLEASRGIAARSTRPGAAAREICALVHDAMAYEPGSTDVLTTAAAAWEQRAGVCQDLVHLVIGALRAIGIPARYVSGYLHPTAEPLVGVTVAGESHAWVEWWDAGWRGFDPTTDEPVGNRHVSIAAGRDYRDVRPLAGIYSGGCTSSMFVDVQITRLA; this is encoded by the coding sequence ATGCAGCTGCGGATCGTCCACACGACCGGCTACCAGTACGCCGGCGGCGCGAAGGCGTCGTACAACGAGGCACGCCTGACGCCGACGACGTCGGCCGAGCAGATCGTCGTCCACAGCCGGCTGGACATCTCCCCCACGCCCTGGACCTACGGCTACCGGGACTACTTCGGCGCCGAGGTGGCGGCCTTCGAGATCACCGAGCCCCACGACACGCTGCGGGTCACCTCCGTGGCCACGGTGCACACCAACCGCCCGGTCGCCTCGCCGCCCGCCCTGGCCTGGGCCGAGCTCACCTCCGACGAGGTGGCCGACCTGCACTGCGAGTACCTCGCCACCGACGACCTCGTCGCGTGTCCGGAAGACCTGCTGGAGGCCTCCCGCGGGATCGCCGCGCGGTCCACCCGCCCGGGCGCCGCGGCCCGGGAGATCTGCGCCCTCGTCCACGACGCGATGGCCTACGAGCCGGGCTCGACCGACGTCCTCACCACTGCGGCCGCTGCCTGGGAGCAGCGCGCGGGCGTGTGCCAGGACCTCGTGCACCTGGTGATCGGGGCGCTGCGCGCCATCGGCATCCCGGCCCGCTACGTCTCCGGCTACCTGCACCCGACCGCGGAGCCGCTCGTCGGCGTGACCGTTGCCGGCGAGTCGCACGCCTGGGTCGAGTGGTGGGACGCCGGCTGGCGAGGCTTCGACCCGACGACCGACGAGCCCGTGGGCAACCGGCACGTCTCCATCGCCGCCGGCCGCGACTACCGCGACGTGCGGCCGCTGGCGGGGATCTACAGCGGCGGGTGCACCTCGTCGATGTTCGTCGACGTGCAGATCACGCGCCTGGCCTGA
- a CDS encoding cytochrome ubiquinol oxidase subunit I, with protein MDPTDIARWQFAITTVYHFLFVPITIGLSAIIAGYEITWVRTGDERWLRLTKFFGKLFLINFAIGVVTGIVQEFQFGMNWSDYSRFVGDVFGAPLAIEGLLAFFLESTFLGLWIFGWDRLSPRLHAACITLVHIGTVFSAYFILAANSWMQHPVGYAFNPETGRAEMDDFAAVLLNKVQLVTFPHVLLSAYLTGAAFVVGVGLWHLRRSTTEEADRTYRPAVRAGAWVMLAAAAGVFVTGDLQGKVMTEVQPMKMAAAEGLYTTEKPAAFSVFQLGTLDGAHETFSVKIPGLLSFLATGSPEGEVTGIDDLRAAYEKTYGADPGAAYYSPGDYTPVIPLTYWTFRLMIGLGVVGAAVAAWVLWATRKGRTPQGRSVLAAAVAVPFLPLLANSFGWIFTEMGRQPWAVFGLMTTEHSVSPGLTTAEAWTSLLALTAVYGVLAVVEVRLLLTWIRQGAEDAQPATDPDRAGGDRPLAFAY; from the coding sequence GTGGACCCGACCGACATCGCGCGGTGGCAGTTCGCCATCACCACCGTCTACCACTTCCTCTTCGTGCCGATCACGATCGGTCTCTCGGCGATCATCGCGGGCTACGAGATCACCTGGGTCCGCACCGGGGACGAGCGCTGGCTGCGGCTGACGAAGTTCTTCGGCAAGCTCTTCCTCATCAACTTCGCCATCGGCGTCGTGACCGGGATCGTGCAGGAGTTCCAGTTCGGCATGAACTGGAGCGACTACTCGCGCTTCGTGGGAGACGTCTTCGGCGCGCCCCTCGCCATCGAGGGCCTGCTCGCCTTCTTCCTCGAGTCGACCTTCCTCGGGCTGTGGATCTTCGGCTGGGACCGGCTCTCCCCCAGGCTGCACGCCGCCTGCATCACGCTCGTGCACATCGGCACCGTGTTCTCGGCCTACTTCATCCTCGCCGCGAACTCCTGGATGCAGCACCCGGTCGGCTATGCCTTCAACCCGGAGACCGGCCGCGCGGAGATGGACGACTTCGCTGCCGTGCTCCTCAACAAGGTGCAGCTGGTGACCTTCCCTCACGTGCTGCTGTCCGCCTACCTGACCGGTGCCGCCTTCGTCGTCGGCGTGGGTCTCTGGCACCTGCGTCGCAGCACCACGGAAGAGGCGGACCGGACCTACCGTCCGGCCGTCCGCGCCGGCGCGTGGGTCATGCTGGCCGCAGCGGCGGGCGTCTTCGTGACCGGCGACCTGCAGGGCAAGGTCATGACCGAGGTCCAGCCGATGAAGATGGCAGCTGCCGAAGGGCTCTACACGACGGAGAAGCCGGCCGCCTTCTCCGTCTTCCAGCTCGGCACGCTCGACGGTGCCCACGAGACCTTCTCGGTCAAGATCCCCGGCCTGCTCTCGTTCCTCGCGACGGGCTCGCCGGAGGGTGAGGTCACGGGCATCGACGACCTCCGCGCCGCCTACGAGAAGACCTACGGGGCCGATCCCGGAGCGGCGTACTACTCCCCCGGCGACTACACACCGGTGATTCCGCTCACCTACTGGACCTTCCGCCTGATGATCGGCCTCGGCGTCGTCGGCGCCGCGGTCGCGGCATGGGTCCTGTGGGCGACCAGGAAGGGCCGCACCCCGCAGGGACGGAGCGTCCTCGCTGCCGCTGTCGCGGTGCCCTTCCTCCCCCTCCTCGCCAACTCCTTCGGGTGGATCTTCACCGAGATGGGGCGCCAGCCCTGGGCCGTCTTCGGCCTGATGACCACCGAGCACTCCGTCTCGCCCGGGCTCACCACTGCCGAGGCATGGACCTCGCTGCTCGCCCTGACCGCCGTGTACGGCGTGCTCGCAGTCGTCGAGGTGCGCCTGCTGCTCACGTGGATCCGCCAGGGCGCCGAGGACGCGCAGCCCGCGACGGACCCCGACCGAGCCGGCGGGGACCGTCCGCTCGCGTTCGCCTACTGA
- the cydB gene encoding cytochrome d ubiquinol oxidase subunit II has translation MELTTVWFILIAVLWIGYFTLEGFDFGVGLLLPVLARDDTERRVMINTIGPVWDGNEVWLLVAGGATFAAFPEWYATLFSGFYLPLLLILLALIVRGLAFEYRAKRPEASWKASWDRAIIVGSFVPAVLWGVAFANILRGVPINAHLEYAGGFLDLLNPYALLGGLTTLALFVTHGALFVALKTDGEIRHRARRLAVPAVAVSAVLAVVFLAWTQQQTGTTASALAFVLAALALVGAGLTAHAGREGWAFLGTFATIALAVAGLFLALFPDVMPSTLAGGTSLTTTNAAATAYTLRIMSVTAVVFTPLVLAYQGWTYWVFRQRIATHHIPESPVATAAAR, from the coding sequence ATGGAGCTCACCACCGTCTGGTTCATCCTCATCGCCGTCCTGTGGATCGGCTACTTCACCCTCGAGGGGTTCGACTTCGGCGTCGGCCTGCTGCTGCCGGTCCTCGCCCGCGACGACACCGAGCGCCGGGTCATGATCAACACGATCGGGCCGGTCTGGGACGGCAACGAGGTCTGGCTGCTGGTGGCTGGCGGCGCCACCTTCGCCGCCTTCCCGGAGTGGTACGCCACGCTGTTCAGCGGCTTCTACCTGCCGCTCCTGCTGATCCTCCTCGCGCTCATCGTGCGCGGCCTCGCCTTCGAGTACCGCGCGAAGCGGCCCGAGGCGAGCTGGAAGGCGAGCTGGGACCGCGCGATCATCGTCGGCTCGTTCGTCCCCGCCGTGCTGTGGGGCGTGGCCTTCGCCAACATCCTGCGGGGTGTGCCGATCAACGCCCACCTGGAGTACGCCGGCGGGTTCCTCGACCTGCTCAACCCCTACGCCCTGCTCGGTGGCCTGACCACGCTCGCCCTCTTCGTCACCCACGGAGCGCTCTTCGTGGCCCTGAAGACCGACGGAGAGATCCGCCACCGTGCCCGGCGGCTCGCGGTGCCCGCGGTGGCGGTGAGCGCCGTCCTCGCGGTCGTGTTCCTGGCCTGGACCCAGCAGCAGACCGGCACGACCGCATCGGCGCTGGCCTTCGTGCTCGCCGCGCTCGCGCTGGTCGGGGCGGGGCTCACCGCCCACGCGGGACGCGAGGGGTGGGCGTTCCTCGGCACGTTCGCGACGATCGCGCTGGCGGTCGCGGGGCTCTTCCTCGCCCTCTTCCCCGACGTCATGCCGAGCACGCTGGCCGGGGGCACGAGCCTGACCACGACCAACGCCGCCGCGACGGCGTACACGCTGCGGATCATGAGCGTGACCGCGGTGGTCTTCACGCCTCTGGTCCTGGCGTACCAGGGCTGGACCTACTGGGTGTTCCGCCAGCGCATCGCGACCCACCACATCCCGGAGTCACCCGTCGCGACCGCAGCAGCGCGATGA
- the cydD gene encoding thiol reductant ABC exporter subunit CydD encodes MKPTDPRLRALLAPARTQLAGVVGAGVAGGLLVLAQAWVVAGLVVSVLDGADIRGWSIAVVVVLSLRAAAAALSDACATRAASVVGTVLRHRLVRAYVDRAGVDGGTGEEAVLATRGVAAAEPYLTRYVPAVVVAALLPPLTVVAIATQDLLSAVIVLATLPLVPVFGALVGLATRDRADEQWQAMAALSGHFLDVVRGLPTLVAHRRARAQSSRIAEVTDRYRRASLRTLRIAFASSAVLELVATLSVALVAVTVGVRLAGGTLGLHTALVVLLLAPEAYWPLRRVGAEFHAAAEGAATFTAAHDLLAPDASPALDGAAPDGADLVLDGVTVSWPGRAVPAIRDLSAVVPARGLTALTGPSGCGKSTLLAAIAGLLPLGAGRISSGGVAVGGAAWQAQVAWLPQQPRFVAGSIADNLRIAQPAATDAALWTALREVALEEHVRALPLGLDTPLGEDGTTLSAGERARLALARAVLSDRPWVLLDEPTAHLDDLTEQVLADTLVTLAQRRGVVVVTHRPRLVALAGTVIEVPMAPTLPGPRRPAARSLSSSLPPPPVEARDRVRHERRGLLGAGAVGALASASGVALTATAGWLIVQASSRPPVLTLMVAIVGVRAFGLARPILRYVERVWSHDAALRLLARRRVEVYDALVPLVPGRLGRRRGDVLNTVVDDVDSVVEQQLRVRLPLLQFTVVGVMACVVAWVLLDAASLVVASSLVLGWAAFLLARRGAHAAEHQLVDLRAALSETVVETVQVASELRMWQRTLLEADRTALLSARIGAVQAAATAWLVAGRTLVLVGTGAAVAAMASVTAGPVADRSLAGPVMALLVLLPLALADVAVPCADAGVLAARTAAARERLRALESASPAVAEVDDPAAAAGLAVSFEDVAARWSPDGPVTAPVTLDLQRGDRVALVGRSGSGKSTAAAVLLRFLDPASGDARFGGAALQRLAPDDVRRQVGLLDEHPHVFATTLVENVRLARPHASDAEVEDALRRAHLGTWLDGLPDGLGTWLGVGHGGLSGGERARLGLARSLLADHAVLVLDEPTAHLDAPTAAALAREVLTGHRDRSVLWIDHGPVGLELVDRTVVLPPGAEGPPHAGATGRTGRGGDVARWIHDHD; translated from the coding sequence ATGAAGCCGACCGACCCACGCCTGCGGGCCCTGCTGGCTCCGGCGCGAACCCAGCTGGCCGGGGTCGTCGGCGCGGGAGTGGCCGGCGGCCTCCTGGTGCTCGCCCAGGCGTGGGTCGTGGCCGGCCTGGTGGTCTCCGTCCTCGACGGTGCCGACATCCGGGGGTGGTCGATCGCGGTCGTGGTCGTGCTCTCCCTGCGAGCCGCGGCCGCCGCGCTCAGCGACGCGTGCGCCACCCGCGCCGCCTCGGTCGTCGGCACCGTCCTCCGCCACCGCCTCGTCCGGGCGTACGTCGACCGGGCCGGCGTGGACGGCGGCACCGGCGAGGAGGCAGTGCTCGCGACCCGCGGTGTCGCGGCCGCCGAGCCCTACCTGACGCGCTACGTGCCCGCCGTCGTCGTGGCAGCGCTGCTGCCGCCGCTCACCGTGGTCGCGATCGCCACCCAAGACCTGCTCAGCGCCGTGATCGTCCTCGCGACCCTGCCGCTCGTCCCGGTCTTCGGCGCCCTGGTCGGACTGGCCACCCGCGACCGCGCCGACGAGCAGTGGCAGGCGATGGCGGCGCTCTCGGGGCACTTCCTCGACGTGGTGCGCGGCCTGCCCACGCTGGTCGCACACCGGCGAGCGCGCGCGCAGTCGTCGCGGATCGCGGAGGTCACCGACCGGTACCGTCGCGCCTCGCTGCGCACGCTGCGCATCGCCTTCGCCTCCTCCGCCGTGCTGGAGCTGGTGGCGACCCTGTCCGTCGCACTCGTCGCCGTCACCGTCGGCGTACGGCTGGCAGGTGGCACGCTCGGGCTGCACACCGCGCTCGTCGTCCTGCTCCTCGCCCCCGAGGCCTACTGGCCACTCCGGCGGGTGGGGGCGGAGTTCCACGCCGCCGCGGAGGGCGCGGCGACCTTCACCGCCGCCCACGACCTGCTGGCACCGGACGCCTCCCCTGCGCTCGACGGGGCGGCTCCCGACGGGGCCGACCTCGTGCTCGACGGAGTGACGGTGAGCTGGCCCGGGCGGGCTGTGCCGGCGATCAGGGACCTGTCGGCCGTCGTGCCCGCACGGGGGCTCACCGCGCTCACCGGTCCCTCCGGATGCGGCAAGTCCACACTCCTGGCCGCGATCGCAGGTCTCCTCCCCCTCGGCGCAGGGAGGATCTCCTCGGGCGGTGTCGCCGTCGGCGGAGCGGCGTGGCAGGCCCAGGTCGCGTGGCTCCCCCAGCAGCCGCGCTTCGTGGCGGGGAGCATCGCCGACAACCTGCGGATCGCCCAGCCCGCAGCGACCGACGCAGCCCTGTGGACGGCGCTGCGAGAGGTCGCCCTCGAGGAACACGTCCGGGCCCTCCCCCTCGGGCTCGACACCCCGCTCGGGGAGGACGGCACGACCCTCTCCGCGGGTGAGCGCGCTCGACTCGCCCTGGCCAGGGCCGTGCTGAGCGACCGGCCCTGGGTGCTCCTCGACGAGCCGACGGCGCACCTCGACGACCTGACCGAGCAGGTCCTGGCCGACACGCTGGTCACGCTCGCGCAGCGCCGCGGAGTCGTGGTCGTGACCCATCGCCCGCGCCTGGTCGCGCTCGCCGGCACCGTCATCGAGGTGCCCATGGCCCCGACGCTCCCGGGGCCCCGCCGCCCGGCTGCGAGGTCGCTCTCGTCGAGCCTGCCCCCGCCGCCCGTGGAGGCGCGCGACCGCGTCCGTCACGAACGACGAGGCCTGCTCGGCGCCGGTGCCGTGGGTGCCCTCGCCTCGGCCTCCGGCGTCGCCCTCACCGCGACGGCGGGCTGGCTGATCGTGCAGGCCTCCTCGCGGCCTCCGGTCCTCACCCTGATGGTCGCGATCGTCGGCGTCCGGGCCTTCGGACTGGCCCGCCCGATCCTGCGCTACGTGGAGCGGGTGTGGTCGCACGACGCGGCCCTGCGCCTGCTCGCCCGGCGGCGCGTGGAGGTGTACGACGCCCTGGTGCCACTGGTCCCGGGCCGCCTGGGTCGCCGTCGCGGTGACGTGCTGAACACCGTGGTGGACGACGTCGACAGCGTCGTCGAGCAGCAGCTGCGGGTCCGCCTGCCGCTGCTCCAGTTCACCGTGGTCGGCGTCATGGCGTGCGTGGTCGCCTGGGTCCTGCTGGACGCCGCGTCGCTGGTGGTCGCCTCGTCGCTGGTCCTCGGGTGGGCCGCCTTCCTCCTCGCGCGACGTGGTGCCCACGCTGCGGAGCACCAGCTCGTCGACCTCCGTGCCGCCCTGTCGGAGACGGTCGTCGAGACCGTCCAGGTCGCGAGCGAGCTGCGCATGTGGCAGCGCACGCTGCTGGAGGCCGACCGGACGGCCCTGCTCAGCGCCCGCATCGGTGCGGTGCAGGCGGCCGCGACCGCGTGGCTCGTCGCGGGGCGCACCCTCGTGCTCGTCGGCACCGGCGCCGCAGTGGCGGCGATGGCATCGGTCACCGCCGGCCCGGTCGCTGACCGCTCGTTGGCGGGTCCCGTGATGGCGCTGCTCGTCCTGCTCCCGCTGGCCCTCGCCGACGTGGCGGTGCCGTGTGCCGATGCCGGCGTGCTCGCGGCCCGCACGGCTGCGGCCCGGGAGCGGCTGCGCGCCCTCGAGTCCGCCTCCCCGGCCGTGGCGGAGGTCGACGACCCCGCCGCCGCAGCAGGCCTTGCGGTGTCGTTCGAGGACGTCGCCGCACGCTGGAGCCCCGACGGCCCCGTGACGGCGCCGGTCACCCTCGACCTGCAGCGCGGTGACCGGGTCGCACTGGTCGGCCGGTCGGGTTCGGGCAAGAGCACCGCGGCAGCGGTGCTCCTCCGGTTCCTGGACCCCGCCAGCGGCGACGCGCGGTTCGGTGGGGCGGCCCTGCAGCGGCTCGCGCCCGACGACGTACGCCGACAGGTCGGGCTGCTGGACGAGCACCCCCACGTGTTCGCGACGACCCTCGTCGAGAACGTCCGTCTCGCCCGGCCGCATGCAAGCGACGCGGAGGTGGAGGACGCCCTGCGCCGCGCCCACCTCGGCACCTGGCTCGACGGGCTCCCCGATGGGCTGGGCACCTGGCTCGGCGTCGGGCACGGCGGGCTCTCGGGCGGTGAGCGTGCCCGGCTCGGCCTGGCCCGATCGTTGCTGGCCGACCACGCCGTGCTCGTGCTGGACGAGCCGACCGCGCACCTCGACGCCCCGACTGCAGCAGCGCTCGCCCGCGAGGTCCTGACCGGGCACCGGGACCGCTCGGTGCTCTGGATCGACCACGGCCCGGTGGGCCTCGAGCTCGTGGACCGCACGGTCGTGCTCCCTCCGGGGGCCGAAGGTCCCCCGCATGCGGGGGCCACGGGCCGTACCGGGCGCGGCGGGGACGTCGCACGCTGGATCCATGACCACGACTGA
- a CDS encoding universal stress protein, with protein sequence MTTTDTTPSIPASSIVVATDGSDDARRAVRWAADQASREHRPLTVLATAHAEVLPAGGIGTMSAAYAYDPQQLLADAHETAQAGARLAHALHPDLDVTGIAQFGAARHVLIELSHQVHMIVLGSRGRGFLRSKLLGSVSAAVSRDAACPVVVCRPVPRDQSAQGGILVGADGTPESLPVIEFAFRQASLTGETLTVVHAVWDELAAVQGPGPVSATEPDLEAYRLLLGESVAGISPKFPDVPLDLRLARGMAQDCLQDTSGMWSTIIVGRHPVDSFARLVTSTVATAVIERAHTTVVVVPQAGTTTAAGEEEA encoded by the coding sequence ATGACCACGACTGACACCACCCCCTCCATCCCGGCCAGCAGCATCGTCGTCGCCACCGACGGATCCGACGACGCCCGGCGCGCAGTCCGGTGGGCTGCGGACCAGGCCTCCCGCGAGCACCGCCCGCTCACCGTCCTCGCCACGGCCCACGCCGAGGTCCTCCCGGCCGGCGGCATCGGCACCATGAGCGCGGCCTATGCCTACGACCCCCAGCAGCTGCTCGCCGATGCACACGAGACGGCGCAGGCGGGGGCCCGCCTCGCGCACGCCCTGCACCCGGACCTCGACGTCACCGGCATCGCCCAGTTCGGTGCCGCCCGTCACGTCCTCATCGAGCTGTCGCACCAGGTCCACATGATCGTCCTCGGGTCGCGGGGCCGCGGATTCCTCCGCAGCAAGCTGCTCGGCTCGGTGAGCGCTGCGGTCAGCCGCGACGCCGCCTGCCCCGTTGTCGTCTGCCGCCCGGTGCCCCGCGACCAGTCCGCCCAGGGAGGCATCCTCGTCGGCGCCGACGGCACGCCCGAGTCCCTGCCGGTCATCGAGTTCGCCTTCCGCCAGGCCTCGCTCACGGGCGAGACGCTCACCGTGGTCCACGCCGTGTGGGACGAGCTGGCTGCCGTCCAGGGCCCCGGACCGGTCTCCGCCACGGAGCCCGACCTCGAGGCGTACCGGCTGCTCCTCGGCGAGAGCGTCGCCGGGATCTCGCCGAAGTTCCCCGACGTCCCGCTCGACCTCCGGCTCGCCCGCGGAATGGCGCAGGACTGCCTGCAGGACACCAGCGGGATGTGGAGCACCATCATCGTCGGCCGGCACCCCGTCGACTCGTTCGCACGCCTGGTCACCAGCACGGTCGCCACGGCGGTCATCGAGCGCGCCCACACGACCGTGGTGGTCGTGCCGCAGGCGGGCACCACCACCGCCGCGGGCGAGGAGGAGGCGTGA
- a CDS encoding SDR family NAD(P)-dependent oxidoreductase — protein MGTVAPAPLGLPSLTDLVSLAGRTAIVTGGAMGIGRGIVERLSEAGASVVIADADLAAAEATAEELTARGRSAFAMFADVGEPDDVRRLVADTIGWRGQVDVLVNNAGIFPSVPVLDMAPEDFDRVIRTNLRGTYLCSREVALRMRSRGTGRIINVTSIDALHPSAVGLAHYDASKHGVWGFTKNLALELAPHGIQVNAVAPGAVATPGAAAMQAAAGAGGDQEAVLAAFLERVPMQRIGAPDDIARAVLFLASDLASYVTGVQLVVDGGRLLA, from the coding sequence ATGGGCACCGTCGCACCAGCGCCGCTGGGCTTGCCCTCGCTGACCGACCTGGTCTCCCTCGCCGGCCGGACGGCGATCGTCACCGGTGGCGCCATGGGGATCGGACGCGGCATCGTCGAGCGCCTCAGCGAGGCAGGCGCCTCGGTCGTGATCGCGGACGCCGACCTGGCAGCCGCGGAGGCCACGGCGGAGGAGCTGACGGCCCGGGGACGCTCGGCCTTCGCGATGTTCGCCGACGTCGGCGAACCCGACGACGTGCGCCGGCTCGTGGCGGACACGATCGGCTGGCGCGGGCAGGTCGACGTCCTCGTGAACAACGCCGGCATCTTCCCGAGCGTTCCCGTGCTCGACATGGCGCCCGAGGACTTCGACCGGGTGATCAGGACGAACCTCCGTGGCACCTACCTCTGCTCACGCGAGGTGGCGCTGCGCATGCGCAGCCGGGGCACGGGCCGGATCATCAACGTGACCTCGATCGACGCCCTGCACCCCTCCGCCGTCGGCCTGGCGCACTACGACGCGTCCAAGCACGGCGTGTGGGGCTTCACCAAGAACCTCGCCCTGGAGCTCGCGCCTCACGGGATCCAGGTGAACGCCGTCGCACCGGGTGCGGTCGCCACCCCCGGTGCGGCCGCCATGCAGGCGGCGGCAGGAGCCGGGGGCGACCAGGAGGCGGTGCTGGCGGCCTTCCTCGAGCGCGTCCCGATGCAACGGATCGGCGCGCCGGACGACATCGCACGCGCCGTCCTCTTCCTCGCCAGCGACCTCGCGTCGTACGTCACGGGCGTCCAGCTGGTCGTCGACGGCGGCCGCCTCCTCGCCTGA
- a CDS encoding RNB domain-containing ribonuclease: MAKRVVRVRSVSDGVAAATLRAGVKALQGELGVTPEFAPDVEAAAEKAAAGPRLPQLDRTDVPLVTIDPEGAMDLDQALHIEKADTGYVVHYAIADLAAFIAPGDPVDVEANQRGETLYGADDKIPLHPKPISEAAGSLLPGQVRPALLWTITLDAQGNQTDAKVERALVTSRAKLSYDGVQGDIDAGTADPVFGLLKEVGELRLALEAERGGVTLPIPEQEIDVDGDTWRLEFRAQAPVEQWNAQISLLTGMAAARIMLDGGVGILRTLPDPDPRDVARLRRTAHALKVDWPAGQDYPAFLRTLDPTKPAHAAVAAASTSLLRGAGYVGFNGTKPEQTRHSAIAAEYAHVTAPIRRLVDRYALECCVALCAGEPVPDWVLARLDTLAETMRESGRRARSYEGGVLDLVEAGVLSSRVGETFDAVVVDVDEKRPSRGRITIAEPAVEADATSTGTLPLGEEIQVKLVEADPVKRRVTFSA, encoded by the coding sequence ATGGCGAAGCGCGTGGTCCGGGTCCGTTCCGTCTCCGACGGCGTCGCTGCAGCGACGCTGCGCGCGGGGGTGAAGGCGCTGCAAGGCGAGCTCGGGGTGACCCCGGAGTTCGCACCGGACGTCGAAGCAGCCGCGGAGAAGGCGGCGGCCGGGCCCCGTCTCCCGCAGCTGGACCGCACCGACGTCCCGCTCGTCACCATCGATCCCGAGGGCGCCATGGACCTCGACCAGGCGCTCCACATCGAGAAGGCCGACACCGGCTACGTCGTGCACTACGCGATCGCCGACCTCGCCGCCTTCATCGCGCCGGGTGACCCGGTCGACGTGGAGGCCAACCAGCGCGGCGAGACGCTCTACGGAGCCGACGACAAGATCCCGCTGCACCCGAAGCCGATCTCCGAGGCGGCCGGGTCGCTGCTGCCCGGCCAGGTCCGGCCCGCCCTGTTGTGGACCATCACCCTGGACGCGCAGGGCAACCAGACCGACGCCAAGGTCGAGCGCGCGCTGGTGACGTCACGCGCGAAGCTCTCCTACGACGGGGTGCAGGGTGACATCGACGCCGGCACCGCCGATCCGGTCTTCGGCCTGCTGAAGGAGGTGGGCGAGCTCCGGCTGGCCCTCGAGGCCGAACGGGGCGGAGTCACCCTGCCGATCCCCGAGCAGGAGATCGACGTCGACGGCGACACCTGGCGCCTGGAGTTCCGCGCGCAGGCGCCGGTCGAGCAGTGGAACGCCCAGATCTCGCTGCTCACCGGCATGGCGGCGGCGAGGATCATGCTCGACGGTGGCGTCGGCATCCTGCGCACGCTGCCCGACCCGGACCCGCGTGACGTCGCCCGGCTCCGGCGTACGGCGCACGCGCTGAAGGTGGACTGGCCCGCGGGTCAGGACTACCCGGCGTTCCTGCGCACGCTGGACCCGACGAAGCCCGCCCACGCCGCGGTGGCGGCTGCGTCCACCAGCCTGCTGCGCGGCGCCGGCTACGTCGGGTTCAACGGCACGAAGCCGGAGCAGACCCGCCACAGCGCCATCGCCGCGGAGTACGCCCACGTGACCGCGCCGATCCGGCGGCTCGTCGACCGCTACGCCCTCGAGTGCTGCGTCGCGCTCTGTGCGGGCGAGCCGGTGCCGGACTGGGTGCTCGCGCGGCTCGACACCCTCGCCGAGACGATGCGCGAGTCGGGACGCCGCGCGCGCAGCTACGAGGGCGGTGTGCTCGACCTCGTCGAGGCCGGCGTGCTCTCCTCCCGCGTGGGCGAGACGTTCGACGCCGTCGTCGTCGACGTGGACGAGAAGCGGCCGAGCCGTGGCCGGATCACGATCGCCGAGCCTGCCGTCGAGGCGGACGCGACGAGCACCGGCACCCTCCCGCTCGGCGAGGAGATCCAGGTGAAGCTCGTGGAGGCGGACCCGGTGAAGCGACGGGTGACCTTCAGCGCCTGA